The sequence below is a genomic window from Sphingomonas crusticola.
CGCGCGAACTCCGGCACGGCCAGGCTGTATGTGGTGAAGCGCGTCGTCACCGGCGCATACATGATGTCGGCCGCGCCGAACTCCCCGAACAGGAAATCGCCCCCATCGTTACCGGTGTGGCCGCCGAAGCGGGTCAGCGCCCGGTCCCACAACTGGACGATCCGATCGACATTGGCTTGCGCGCCGGCGCCGATCGCCTTGGTCGGGAAAATCTTGCGGAAGTTGGTCGGGCATTCGCTGCGGAGATCGACGAAGCCGGCATGCATCTCGCTCGCGATCGAGCGGGCGAAGGCGCGCGCGGCCGGATCGGCGGGCCAGAAGCGCTCAGCCCCCACCTTGTCGGCGAGCGTGTCGATGATGGCGAGGCTTTCCCACACCGCGACATCGCCGTCCCACAGCAACGGCACCTTGCCCGCCGACGGCGCGAGATCGGGCTGCTGGCGGCGTGCGGGCCAGGCCTCGTCATAGAGCGAGACGACCTCCTCCGTGAACGGCAGCCCGGATTGCTTGACCGCGAGCCAGCCGCGCAGCGACCAGGAAGAATAGGCTTTGTTGCCGATGATGAGCTTGAGCATGGCCGCGCGATAATGCGGGCTTGGGGCAGCCGCAAC
It includes:
- a CDS encoding glutathione S-transferase family protein, with the protein product MLKLIIGNKAYSSWSLRGWLAVKQSGLPFTEEVVSLYDEAWPARRQQPDLAPSAGKVPLLWDGDVAVWESLAIIDTLADKVGAERFWPADPAARAFARSIASEMHAGFVDLRSECPTNFRKIFPTKAIGAGAQANVDRIVQLWDRALTRFGGHTGNDGGDFLFGEFGAADIMYAPVTTRFTTYSLAVPEFARDYCRRVLAHPFMQEWVDGAHAETWVIEKFEADR